The following are from one region of the Vulpes vulpes isolate BD-2025 chromosome 14, VulVul3, whole genome shotgun sequence genome:
- the AP5S1 gene encoding AP-5 complex subunit sigma-1, giving the protein MVYAFLIHTLRAPQAQDMGLCRVLYSCVFGAENSPDDPRPHGAERDRLLRKEQILAVARQVESMCRLQQQASGRTPMDLQPQSSDEPVPLHEAPVGAFRLAAGDPFQEVRTVVWLGVLSLGFALVLDAHENLLLAEGTLRLLVRLLLDHLRLLTPSANLLLRADRIEGILARFLPHGQLLFLNDQFVQGLEKEFSAAWPR; this is encoded by the exons ATGGTCTACGCCTTCCTCATCCACACCTTGCGGGCTCCACAGGCCCAGGACATGGGCCTTTGCCGAGTGCTCTACTCCTGTGTCTTTGGTGCTGAGAATTCACCCGATGACCCACGACCACATGGTGCTGAGAGGGACAGGCTCCTCCGAAAGGAGCAGATTTTGGCTGTGGCCAG GCAGGTGGAATCGATGTGCCGGCTGCAGCAGCAGGCATCTGGCCGGACCCCCATGGACCTGCAGCCTCAGTCCTCAGATGAGCCAGTGCCCCTGCATGAGGCCCCGGTTGGGGCCTTCCGTCTGGCAGCAGGGGACCCTTTCCAGGAGGTGCGGACAGTGGTGTGGCTGGGTGTGCTCTCATTAGGCTTCGCCTTGGTGCTAGATGCCCATGAGAACCTACTGCTGGCTGAGGGCACACTCCGGCTCCTGGTACGCCTCCTCCTCGACCACCTTCGGCTGCTGACCCCAAGCGCCAACCTCCTGCTTCGGGCGGATCGCATTGAGGGCATCCTTGCCCGCTTCCTGCCCCATGGTCAACTGCTCTTCCTCAATGACCAGTTTGTCCAGGGTCTGGAGAAGGAATTCAGTGCTGCATGGCCCCGCTGA
- the MAVS gene encoding mitochondrial antiviral-signaling protein — MTFAEDKTYEYIRHHFSNFGRIHVLEILPYLSCLTTSDQDRLRASYQLWGNQGTLWELFNSLRRRTGWVESFIKALRVCELASLADEVARVYQSNLSGVSNHAPAPAEPQLVPAEVPGPPAPAVAPSTPTNGYREEEPSFPMPVQDTQLPESLEESSKKVPQMPHSGAVRRPAGPREPSSDMAAVNPLTASGHQEQDTGLGGAHIAGTASGLTSAHGPVSPTVSFKPLSRSIPRASRLPAPSALALSTGTTSSSPGSASAGVAGDHGEATICSTVAGVSTGALTTSTAPSKVPTHSTFDRMAPSKLPASSKPSGTMPTTSLPPSKLPINSTRAGTVPPRVPAGLVPDPKMSASTVPSKVPANTVPSISSSVPSGETATAPVPTDVSTRDSLPGLDHSSAGWGSELELSKPGRLASQVDSEPFSGCSADLALSYSRSLGAEPDNAPEENEYQSVDSIRIQVVQDASADLLEHNPGPRATPQPTDEEEPVQASSWAPWLGVATTGVFLAMLLAVLYRRRLLQ, encoded by the exons ATGACGTTTGCTGAGGACAAGACTTACGAGTATATCCGCCACCATTTCAGCAATTTTGGCCGTATTCATGTTCTGGAGATACTCCCTTACTTGTCCTGCCTTACAACAAGTGACCAG GATCGACTGCGGGCCTCTTACCAGCTCTGGGGGAACCAGGGTACCCTCTGGGAGCTCTTTAACAGCCTTCGACGGCGGACTGGCTGGGTAGAATCCTTCATCAAGGCGCTGAGGGTCTGTGAGCTGGCTAGTCTGGCTGACGAAGTGGCCCGTGTCTACCAGAGCAACCTGTCCG GGGTCTCAAACCACGCCCCAGCCCCAGCGGAGCCACAGTTAGTTCCTGCTGAGGTTCCAGGGCCCCCTGCACCTGCTGTGGCCCCCAGTACACCCACCAACGGCTACAGAGAGGAGGAGCCAAGTTTCCCCATGCCAGTCCAGGACACCCAGCTACCAGAGTCCCTGGAAGAG AGTTCAAAGAAAGTCCCACAGATGCCCCATTCTGGGGCTGTGAGAAGGCCAGCTGGCCCCCGGGAGCCCTCCTCTGACATGGCAGCCGTCAACCCTCTGACTGCCAGTGGGCATCAGGAGCAGGATACAGGGCTGGGCGGTGCCCACATAGCAG GCACGGCCTCCGGCCTCACGTCAGCCCATGGGCCTGTGTCTCCAACTGTCTCCTTCAAACCCCTGAGCCGCTCCATCCCCAGGGCCAGCCGTTTGCCTGCACCCTCAGCGTTAGCTCTGTCCACCGGCACTACCTCCTCTTCCCCTGGCTCGGCCTCTGCAGGGGTTGCTGGCGACCATGGTGAGGCCACCATCTGCTCCACCGTGGCAGGGGTATCCACTGGTGCACTGACCACCAGCACAGCACCCTCCAAGGTGCCTACCCACTCAACATTTGACAGGATGGCGCCTTCCAAGTTGCCTGCCAGCTCAAAACCCTCTGGTACAATGCCCACTACGAGTCTACCACCGTCCAAACTGCCCATCAACTCAACACGTGCGGGCACAGTGCCCCCCAGAGTGCCTGCTGGCCTGGTGCCTGACCCCAAGATGTCCGCAAGCACAGTGCCCAGCAAGGTGCCTGCCAACACAGTGCCCAGCATCAGCAGCAGCGTACCCTCAGGG GAGACTGCAACGGCTCCAGTACCCACAGACGTTTCCACCAGAGACAGCTTGCCCGGCCTAGACCATAGCTCTGCTGGCTGGGGCTCTGAGTTGGAGCTGAGCAAGCCAGGCAGGCTGGCCTCCCAGGTGGACAGTGAGCCATTCTCGGGCTGTTCTGCGGACCTGGCCCTCAGCTACAGCAGGTCCTTGGGCGCGGAGCCTGACAATGCCCCAGAGGAGAATGAGTACCAGTCGGTGGATTCCATCAGGATCCAAGTGGTCCAGGATGCCAGCGCTGACCTACTGGAGCATAATCCTGGGCCACGTGCCACTCCACAGCCCACAGATGAGGAGGAGCCTGTTCAGGCCAGCTCCTGGGCTCCGTGGCTTGGGGTAGCCACCACGGGGGTGTTTCTGGCCATGCTCCTGGCTGTGCTATATAGGCGGCGCCTGCTCCAGTGA